In a genomic window of Thermoproteota archaeon:
- a CDS encoding Lrp/AsnC ligand binding domain-containing protein: MTLVIVSIRVESKLLDKVTEALKEYPEVVDLYEVTGEFDVVAVVEAENTVEFRKFLKDKLLKVEGVEATHSVVVLYTHKRGGKVL, translated from the coding sequence ATGACCTTAGTGATCGTGAGTATAAGGGTGGAGAGCAAGCTCCTAGACAAGGTCACCGAGGCTCTGAAGGAGTATCCCGAGGTCGTGGACCTGTACGAGGTGACCGGCGAATTCGATGTAGTAGCTGTGGTAGAGGCCGAGAACACCGTGGAGTTCAGGAAGTTCCTGAAGGACAAGCTGCTGAAGGTGGAGGGGGTCGAGGCGACCCACTCGGTGGTAGTCCTTTACACGCATAAGAGAGGAGGGAAGGTGCTCTGA